A stretch of the Capsicum annuum cultivar UCD-10X-F1 chromosome 10, UCD10Xv1.1, whole genome shotgun sequence genome encodes the following:
- the LOC124888005 gene encoding transcription factor bHLH84-like isoform X2, producing the protein MGKTRLHFRGRTPLVAAQKISINAPKSRASRDSATDPQSLYARVDVSTMLEEAVQYVKFLQLQIKLLSSDDLRMYSPIAYNGMDIGLDLKMGTTKS; encoded by the exons ATGGGGAAAACAAGGCTGCACTTCAGAGGCAGAACTCcgttagttgctgctcagaaaATATCTATTAATGCACCTAAATCCAGAGCCAGCAGGGATTCAGCAACTGACCCCCAGAGCTTGTATGCCAGG GTTGATGTTAGCACCATGCTTGAAGAGGCAGTCCAGTATGTGAAATTTTTGCAACTCCAAATCAAG CTTTTGAGCTCTGATGACCTTCGGATGTATTCTCCAATCGCATACAACGGAATGGACATTGGCCTAGATCTGAAGATGGGCACTACAAAatcataa
- the LOC124888005 gene encoding transcription factor bHLH84-like isoform X1 has translation MGKTRLHFRGRTPLVAAQKISINAPKSRASRDSATDPQSLYARVDVSTMLEEAVQYVKFLQLQIKGFEQLLSSDDLRMYSPIAYNGMDIGLDLKMGTTKS, from the exons ATGGGGAAAACAAGGCTGCACTTCAGAGGCAGAACTCcgttagttgctgctcagaaaATATCTATTAATGCACCTAAATCCAGAGCCAGCAGGGATTCAGCAACTGACCCCCAGAGCTTGTATGCCAGG GTTGATGTTAGCACCATGCTTGAAGAGGCAGTCCAGTATGTGAAATTTTTGCAACTCCAAATCAAG GGCTTTGAACAGCTTTTGAGCTCTGATGACCTTCGGATGTATTCTCCAATCGCATACAACGGAATGGACATTGGCCTAGATCTGAAGATGGGCACTACAAAatcataa